A window of the Dongshaea marina genome harbors these coding sequences:
- the umuC gene encoding translesion error-prone DNA polymerase V subunit UmuC, whose translation MSRCYALVDCNNFYASCERLFRPDLVRQPIVVLSNNDGCVVARSKEAKALGIPMAVPAFKIKDLILSGKVLAFSSNYPLYADVSERVIRTLESLAPACEVYSIDESFVDLTGVRGERLEQLAQKIRQRVLHWTGISVGIGIGPTKTLAKLANYAAKKYPATGGIVDLSDPVRAARLMALTPVDEVWGVGRRLARQLAAIGCQTAADLAGRYPKLIRQRFSVALERTVRELNGEPCFGFEQQPADKQQIICSRSFGSKITSLGALREAVSEFAARACEKLRAQRSYAGSVSVFVRSSPFAEGAPYYAKRSISELTFPCDDTRDILELALTQLAAIYREGIQYAKAGVMLGDFRRAGEYQGDLFCSKVERPHSRELMQTLDRINRSGRGRLRFACQGVQQPWKMRQLHLSPRYTTCWDELAIVR comes from the coding sequence ATGAGTCGCTGCTACGCCCTGGTCGATTGTAATAATTTCTACGCCAGCTGCGAGCGGCTTTTTCGCCCCGATCTGGTGCGCCAGCCGATCGTGGTGCTCTCCAATAATGATGGCTGTGTGGTCGCCCGTTCAAAGGAGGCCAAGGCTCTGGGGATCCCGATGGCGGTACCGGCCTTTAAGATCAAAGATCTCATCCTGTCGGGGAAGGTGCTGGCGTTTTCCAGTAACTATCCTCTGTATGCGGATGTGAGTGAGCGGGTGATCCGTACTCTGGAGAGCCTGGCTCCCGCCTGTGAAGTTTACTCGATTGATGAGAGTTTTGTTGATCTCACGGGAGTTCGGGGGGAGCGCCTGGAGCAGCTTGCGCAGAAGATCCGTCAGCGGGTGCTGCACTGGACCGGTATTTCGGTCGGGATTGGGATCGGCCCAACCAAGACACTGGCGAAGCTGGCAAACTATGCTGCTAAAAAATACCCGGCAACGGGAGGCATAGTTGATCTGAGCGATCCTGTGCGAGCCGCGAGGCTGATGGCGTTAACTCCTGTGGATGAGGTCTGGGGGGTCGGGCGCCGCCTGGCGCGTCAGCTTGCGGCCATCGGCTGTCAGACGGCCGCCGATCTGGCGGGGCGTTACCCTAAACTGATTCGTCAGCGGTTCTCGGTAGCTTTGGAGCGAACCGTGCGGGAGCTCAATGGTGAACCCTGTTTTGGGTTTGAGCAGCAACCGGCGGACAAGCAGCAGATCATCTGCTCGCGATCCTTTGGCAGTAAGATCACCAGTCTGGGTGCGTTGCGTGAAGCGGTGAGTGAGTTTGCTGCCAGAGCCTGCGAGAAGCTACGGGCTCAGCGCAGTTATGCGGGCAGCGTATCTGTATTTGTTCGCAGCAGCCCGTTTGCCGAGGGTGCTCCTTACTATGCGAAGCGCAGTATCTCTGAGCTGACATTTCCCTGCGATGATACCCGGGATATTCTCGAGCTGGCGCTGACTCAGCTGGCCGCTATCTATCGGGAGGGGATTCAATACGCCAAGGCCGGGGTGATGCTGGGGGACTTCAGGCGGGCAGGGGAGTATCAGGGCGATCTTTTTTGCTCCAAAGTGGAGCGCCCTCACAGCCGCGAGCTGATGCAGACCTTGGATCGGATCAACCGTAGTGGCAGGGGGCGACTGCGCTTTGCCTGCCAGGGGGTACAGCAGCCCTGGAAAATGCGCCAGCTACATCTGTCCCCCCGCTATACCACCTGCTGGGATGAGCTTGCAATCGTGCGTTAA
- a CDS encoding molybdopterin-dependent oxidoreductase, which translates to MTKMKRKTKQLDELLEIKKTTCYMCACRCGIRVHLRNGEIRYIDGNPEHPLNQGVICAKGASGIMKQYSPARLTVPLKRKESSERGKAEFEPIGWEEVFEILANRLGHLRATDPKKFALFTGRDQMQALTGLFAKQFGTPNYAAHGGFCSVNMAAGMIYTLGGSFWEFGGPDLDKAKLFIMIGTAEDHHSNPMKIALSKFKRSGGRFIAINPIRTGYAAIADEWIAIKPGTDGALFMAILYLLFKHDAYDHQFVARYSNAAGLVNLDPDSPQCGLLVASDSKDPLTPHLWWDPETNQAVTDHKAGVLPALEGEYQLEDGTPVAPVLELLRRQVTDCTPEWAADITGIESSAIIRLAREMIALFKEQRISMPIHWTDSWGVHHQQVEGTPVAFHAMRGLAAHSNGFQTIRALSVLMTMLGTIDCPGGFRHKAPYPQMTPPYAKPPNSSESIRINSPLSMGH; encoded by the coding sequence ATGACCAAAATGAAAAGAAAAACAAAACAACTAGACGAGTTATTGGAGATTAAAAAAACTACTTGCTATATGTGCGCCTGTCGCTGTGGTATTCGGGTACACCTGCGAAATGGAGAGATTCGATATATCGATGGGAATCCGGAGCATCCTCTTAATCAGGGGGTGATTTGTGCTAAGGGCGCATCAGGGATCATGAAACAATATTCACCGGCACGTCTCACTGTTCCACTTAAGCGCAAAGAGTCGAGTGAGCGTGGTAAAGCGGAATTTGAGCCGATTGGATGGGAGGAAGTGTTTGAGATCCTTGCAAATCGTCTTGGCCACCTGCGTGCAACCGACCCCAAGAAGTTTGCCTTGTTTACTGGGCGGGATCAGATGCAGGCCCTAACAGGTCTTTTTGCTAAACAGTTTGGTACTCCAAATTATGCTGCTCATGGTGGTTTTTGTTCGGTCAATATGGCGGCAGGAATGATCTATACCCTTGGAGGATCTTTTTGGGAGTTTGGCGGCCCGGATCTTGATAAGGCCAAACTGTTTATCATGATTGGGACCGCAGAGGATCATCACTCTAACCCGATGAAGATTGCCCTAAGTAAATTTAAGCGCTCAGGTGGTCGATTTATCGCGATCAACCCAATTCGTACTGGGTATGCAGCGATTGCTGATGAATGGATAGCCATTAAGCCAGGTACTGATGGGGCATTATTTATGGCGATCCTCTATTTGCTATTCAAGCATGACGCCTATGATCATCAATTTGTAGCTCGATATAGCAATGCAGCCGGATTGGTTAACCTGGATCCTGATAGTCCACAATGTGGTCTTCTTGTCGCCTCGGATAGCAAAGATCCTCTGACTCCACACTTATGGTGGGATCCAGAAACAAATCAAGCCGTCACGGATCACAAAGCCGGTGTTTTGCCAGCCCTTGAGGGGGAATACCAATTAGAGGATGGTACCCCCGTTGCGCCGGTTCTTGAGTTACTACGTCGTCAAGTCACAGACTGTACTCCCGAGTGGGCTGCAGATATCACCGGGATTGAGTCTTCGGCAATTATCCGCTTAGCTCGAGAGATGATTGCTCTGTTCAAAGAGCAGCGTATCTCTATGCCCATCCATTGGACGGACAGCTGGGGAGTGCATCATCAACAAGTGGAGGGAACACCAGTTGCTTTCCATGCCATGCGTGGTTTAGCTGCTCATTCGAATGGATTTCAGACCATCCGTGCTCTCTCAGTACTGATGACTATGCTAGGCACGATTGATTGTCCCGGAGGTTTTCGCCACAAAGCACCTTACCCGCAGATGACCCCTCCTTATGCTAAGCCGCCCAACAGTTCAGAATCAATTCGGATCAACTCGCCACTTAGCATGGGCCATTAG
- a CDS encoding molybdopterin oxidoreductase family protein, which translates to MNTQKVREMLVDKSPDGHYKIPFLVVCDAFQSEMTAFADLILPDTTYLERHDVMSMLDRPISEYDGPVDSVRIPVLPPTGECKPFQDVLIELGSRLKLPAFTTEQGEARYSDYCDFITNYQTAPSSGVGFLMGWRGKDGKSGLRGEPNPNQWRQYAENNCYYHHKLPPGQQFMRNCNSHYLDFAKDMGFRADSAPALIQIYSEVLQKFRLAALGQTEGRRPPARLAQRIVEYFDPLPFWYPSLESQQTDNSRYPLFAVTQRPMAMYHSWDSQNAWLRQIHGENPLYIHPATAEHNGIRDGDWILVESQWGQVRCQARYSEAVNPNTVWTWNAIGKAPGAWLLSKDASEASRGFLLNHLISEELPACEQGVTHYSNSDPITGQAGWYDVKVRLSPVCKDELSTQARPSAMQPLPGTVGVLDPRVQGYRAGQGIFSGWLKRMMPVQRKS; encoded by the coding sequence ATGAACACTCAAAAAGTGCGCGAGATGTTAGTGGATAAAAGCCCGGATGGTCATTATAAGATCCCATTTCTGGTTGTATGTGATGCCTTTCAGTCGGAAATGACTGCATTCGCAGATCTTATCCTTCCCGACACTACCTATCTGGAGCGTCATGATGTGATGTCTATGCTGGATAGGCCTATCTCAGAGTATGATGGTCCGGTTGATTCGGTTCGAATTCCGGTATTGCCTCCTACGGGTGAATGCAAGCCTTTTCAGGATGTTTTAATCGAGCTTGGATCTCGTCTCAAATTACCCGCCTTTACGACTGAGCAGGGAGAAGCCAGATACAGCGACTACTGTGACTTTATTACGAACTATCAAACGGCTCCTAGCTCAGGAGTGGGTTTCCTAATGGGTTGGCGTGGCAAAGATGGCAAAAGTGGCCTTAGAGGTGAGCCGAATCCAAACCAGTGGCGGCAATATGCAGAAAATAATTGCTATTACCATCACAAGCTACCGCCAGGGCAGCAGTTTATGCGTAATTGTAATAGCCATTACCTTGATTTTGCTAAAGATATGGGATTTAGAGCTGATTCGGCACCGGCATTGATTCAAATCTATTCTGAGGTGTTACAGAAGTTTCGCCTTGCAGCCCTGGGCCAGACTGAGGGACGTCGCCCGCCAGCCCGTTTGGCTCAGCGAATCGTCGAGTATTTCGATCCACTTCCATTCTGGTATCCCTCCCTGGAGTCACAGCAGACAGATAATAGTCGCTATCCCCTGTTTGCTGTAACCCAAAGACCGATGGCGATGTATCACTCCTGGGATTCGCAAAATGCTTGGTTACGGCAGATCCATGGAGAAAACCCCCTCTATATTCACCCTGCGACAGCCGAGCACAATGGGATCAGAGATGGTGACTGGATCCTTGTTGAATCCCAGTGGGGACAAGTTCGCTGCCAGGCACGCTACAGTGAAGCGGTGAACCCAAATACGGTGTGGACCTGGAATGCGATAGGTAAGGCTCCCGGTGCCTGGCTCCTCTCAAAAGATGCGAGTGAGGCTAGTCGAGGCTTTCTACTGAATCACTTGATTAGCGAGGAGTTACCTGCCTGTGAGCAAGGAGTCACTCATTATTCAAACTCCGATCCTATTACCGGTCAGGCGGGTTGGTACGATGTTAAGGTTCGCCTCTCTCCTGTTTGTAAAGATGAGCTATCTACTCAGGCTCGACCTTCAGCTATGCAGCCTCTTCCCGGTACGGTAGGTGTACTGGATCCCAGGGTTCAGGGGTACAGGGCTGGCCAGGGAATTTTCTCTGGTTGGCTAAAGCGCATGATGCCTGTTCAACGTAAATCTTAA
- a CDS encoding 4Fe-4S dicluster domain-containing protein has product MSQMALVIDLNVCVGCQACVTSCKEWNTSGQAGALNDLEPYGENPCGTFFNRVQTYEAGQYPDVETVHFPKSCLHCENPPCVPVCPTGASYKRKSDGVVLIDYDKCIGCKYCAWACPYGVREFDLKRKEMTKCTLCSDRINNPDLPRDERKPACVLACPTSARIFGDIHDPNSEVSKAIDEHGGYQLMPELGTQPSNHYLPRRIQTVDLGESLITSCQCGSQEVSS; this is encoded by the coding sequence ATGTCTCAAATGGCTTTAGTTATTGATCTTAATGTTTGTGTTGGCTGCCAGGCATGTGTCACCAGCTGCAAAGAGTGGAATACCTCGGGACAGGCTGGAGCTCTGAATGATTTGGAGCCGTATGGAGAAAATCCCTGTGGAACCTTTTTTAATCGGGTACAGACCTATGAGGCTGGTCAATATCCAGATGTGGAGACAGTTCACTTTCCAAAATCTTGCCTGCATTGCGAAAACCCACCCTGTGTTCCTGTATGTCCGACGGGCGCGAGTTATAAGCGAAAATCCGATGGGGTTGTATTAATCGATTATGACAAGTGTATTGGCTGTAAGTATTGTGCATGGGCTTGTCCCTATGGCGTTCGAGAGTTTGATCTAAAGCGCAAAGAGATGACGAAATGCACTCTATGTTCCGATCGAATCAATAATCCAGATCTTCCAAGAGATGAACGCAAACCCGCTTGCGTCTTGGCATGTCCGACTTCGGCGCGGATCTTTGGTGACATTCATGATCCCAATTCAGAGGTATCTAAGGCGATCGATGAGCATGGAGGCTATCAGCTGATGCCTGAGTTAGGTACCCAGCCATCAAATCATTATTTACCTCGCAGGATACAAACTGTCGATTTGGGTGAATCTCTGATTACCAGCTGTCAGTGTGGTTCACAGGAGGTGTCATCATGA
- a CDS encoding dimethyl sulfoxide reductase anchor subunit family protein, giving the protein MKPAFSVLFLTTLIGVGQGLQLFIFVLSIFDKQEYSHHYFYVIGSLSALVLCLLGLIASVFHLGHPERAWRAILCWKTSWLSRECLCLPLFMLLTLLYGISLYLNLPYSLWLGFAASVVALALFVCTSMIYACLKFIKQWSTPWTLVNFIIYGTTGGILTSWLCALCTLSNQQQKSDLFAILSGISLLLALSCFLLSLVRNQRPCAASTLQSATGISGSKVKLISRGFTASSFNLKEFFHGKSGRLVLAITWASTLLAFICPLLLVICVVLVDSISLRIAILGLALISHYLGILAERWLFFACAEHPQNIYYRY; this is encoded by the coding sequence ATGAAACCCGCATTTTCAGTTCTGTTTCTCACGACACTGATCGGAGTAGGGCAAGGGCTTCAGTTGTTTATCTTTGTCTTGTCTATTTTTGACAAGCAAGAGTACTCGCATCACTACTTCTATGTCATTGGAAGTCTGAGTGCCTTGGTGCTTTGCTTACTCGGGCTCATCGCCTCAGTGTTCCATTTGGGACATCCAGAGCGTGCCTGGCGGGCTATCTTGTGCTGGAAAACCTCCTGGCTTTCCAGAGAGTGTCTGTGTTTGCCACTATTTATGCTGTTGACCCTGCTCTATGGCATCAGCCTTTATTTGAACTTGCCATATAGCTTATGGCTTGGTTTTGCTGCATCAGTGGTTGCTTTGGCTCTGTTTGTTTGTACCTCAATGATTTATGCCTGCCTTAAATTTATTAAGCAGTGGTCTACCCCTTGGACCCTGGTTAACTTTATTATCTATGGCACCACTGGCGGCATCCTTACCAGCTGGCTGTGTGCACTGTGTACGCTTTCCAATCAGCAACAAAAGAGTGACCTGTTTGCAATTCTCAGTGGTATTTCACTATTACTGGCACTGAGTTGTTTTTTGCTCTCTTTGGTAAGAAATCAGCGACCGTGCGCGGCCAGTACATTACAAAGTGCAACGGGAATCTCTGGATCTAAAGTAAAACTGATCTCTCGTGGTTTTACAGCGAGCTCCTTTAACCTGAAAGAGTTTTTTCATGGTAAGAGTGGGAGACTGGTTTTAGCTATTACTTGGGCATCAACTCTGCTCGCCTTTATTTGTCCTTTGTTATTGGTTATCTGCGTAGTGCTTGTGGATAGCATCTCGCTTCGTATTGCAATTTTGGGGCTCGCTCTGATCAGCCATTACCTAGGGATTTTAGCTGAGCGGTGGTTGTTTTTTGCCTGTGCCGAGCATCCACAAAATATCTATTATCGCTATTAA
- a CDS encoding sulfite exporter TauE/SafE family protein, with translation MLIYVSYLCLSLSTSILGGFIGIGGGVILRPSLSYFHESANAAAALSIASVFFMALFSFFRYQKNTAINYRVALLVSCTILPGTIIGTCAISYIDESYINGAYLLVLILLLLCTLFNKQFSNLPSYLVINISLSVLIGFLAGLLGIGGGPFLIPLLMLAFKLNSKQITGTSVFIVLLSSTVSLGQHMLAMNLDYMKALPLIIGAIFGGHWELG, from the coding sequence ATGCTCATTTATGTTTCATACTTATGTTTATCTCTTTCTACTTCAATTTTGGGGGGATTTATTGGGATCGGAGGAGGTGTTATTTTAAGGCCATCTCTCAGTTACTTTCACGAGAGTGCTAACGCGGCTGCGGCATTATCTATTGCATCGGTATTTTTTATGGCTCTATTTAGTTTTTTTCGTTATCAGAAAAACACCGCCATTAATTACCGTGTTGCACTACTGGTATCATGCACGATATTACCTGGAACTATTATCGGTACCTGTGCGATTAGCTACATTGATGAAAGCTATATCAATGGAGCCTATCTTCTAGTTCTTATACTGCTATTATTGTGCACTCTATTCAACAAACAGTTCAGTAATTTACCAAGTTATCTGGTGATTAATATCAGTCTGTCTGTTCTGATCGGATTTTTGGCTGGGTTACTTGGGATCGGTGGTGGTCCGTTTTTGATTCCACTATTGATGCTGGCTTTTAAGCTGAACTCTAAGCAGATTACCGGTACAAGTGTGTTTATTGTACTACTTAGTTCCACTGTCAGTCTCGGACAGCATATGCTGGCAATGAACCTTGACTATATGAAAGCCCTGCCGCTGATTATAGGGGCTATCTTCGGGGGGCATTGGGAGCTTGGCTAA
- a CDS encoding IS1 family transposase (programmed frameshift) → MGDQILLKPKGSIDLGNNACRYCKQGEHVRRHGFGRGGHQRYYCTACRRTFQLNYHYRAHEPGMKEQIVEMALNGSGVRGTVRVLKVGINTVIRTFKKLNPIQLTQDLDTLEDAQLICELDEMWSYVGNKDEQVWLWLVVDSKRRKPIAHFFGPRTDASCRQLLEIIEPLHVAMFTSDDWGSYKRCIAPEQHLTGKIFTQRVERQNLTLRTRIKRLHRKTPCFSRSREIHEKVIGTFLEREFYNALEA, encoded by the exons ATGGGAGATCAGATCTTGCTCAAACCAAAAGGTTCCATCGATTTAGGAAACAACGCCTGTCGATATTGTAAGCAGGGTGAACATGTACGCCGTCATGGCTTTGGTCGAGGTGGTCATCAGCGCTATTACTGCACTGCTTGCCGCCGCACTTTTCAATTGAACTATCATTACCGAGCCCATGAGCCAGGGATGAAAGAGCAGATTGTAGAGATGGCTTTGAACGGCTCTGGTGTCAGAGGTACTGTCCGGGTTCTCAAAGTGGGTATCAACACCGTCATCCGCACCT TTAAAAAACTAAACCCCATCCAGCTTACACAGGACCTCGATACCCTGGAGGATGCCCAGTTAATCTGTGAATTGGATGAGATGTGGTCCTATGTTGGCAATAAAGATGAGCAAGTTTGGCTTTGGCTCGTCGTTGATTCTAAACGGCGTAAACCCATCGCTCACTTTTTTGGTCCCCGAACAGATGCATCATGCAGGCAGCTTTTAGAGATCATCGAGCCTCTGCACGTTGCGATGTTTACCAGTGATGACTGGGGGAGCTATAAGCGTTGCATTGCTCCTGAACAGCATCTCACAGGGAAAATCTTTACCCAGCGAGTCGAGCGACAAAACCTCACTCTTAGAACAAGGATTAAGAGGCTTCATCGAAAAACTCCCTGCTTCTCTCGCTCAAGAGAAATCCATGAAAAAGTGATTGGCACCTTCCTCGAAAGAGAGTTCTACAACGCTTTAGAGGCATGA